A region from the Acuticoccus sediminis genome encodes:
- the mgtE gene encoding magnesium transporter: MADQLTDDEVSVSDDLLVEVRALIGAEDKEGLTQLVDGLHESDVAEVISRLEPDERIEFVRLLGRDFDFTALTEVDEKVRLHILSELAPTDVADGLADLDSDDAVYILEDLPDEQSEAILAQLPFAMRHRLKRSLDFPEESAGRRMQTDFVAMPPFWTVGQVIDTLREEKDLPDHFTEIFVVDAAFRLLGTVKLDRLLRSLRPVKITEIMDEDPRTIQADEDQEEAARIFQRYDLLSAAVVDDSNRLVGILTIDDIVDIIEAEAEEDIRALAGAGDAELSDTPLYVARTRIPWLMINMMTAFLASGVIAIFDGTIQAMVALAVLMPVVTALGGNAGIQAMTVTVRALSQREITKRNVARVMARETIVALMNGTAVAVAVGIVAAIWFANIELGGVIACSIVFNIICAGFFGATLPMLLDRIGVDPAVASSVFLSTLTDVIGFFAFLGIASWWFGLG, encoded by the coding sequence ATGGCCGATCAGTTGACCGACGACGAAGTGTCCGTCTCCGACGACCTTCTGGTTGAGGTCCGCGCACTGATCGGCGCGGAGGACAAGGAAGGTCTGACCCAGCTCGTCGACGGTCTGCACGAATCCGACGTCGCCGAGGTCATCTCCCGCCTCGAGCCGGACGAGCGAATCGAGTTCGTGCGTCTCCTCGGCCGCGACTTCGACTTCACCGCCCTTACCGAGGTCGACGAGAAGGTCCGCCTCCACATCCTCTCCGAGCTCGCCCCGACGGACGTCGCGGACGGTCTGGCGGACCTCGATTCGGACGACGCGGTCTACATTCTGGAGGACCTGCCGGACGAGCAGTCCGAGGCGATCCTGGCGCAGCTCCCGTTTGCAATGCGCCACCGCCTCAAGCGCTCGCTGGACTTCCCGGAGGAGTCGGCCGGCCGGCGCATGCAGACGGATTTCGTCGCCATGCCGCCGTTCTGGACGGTCGGCCAGGTGATCGACACCCTGCGCGAAGAGAAGGACCTGCCCGACCACTTCACCGAGATCTTCGTGGTCGACGCCGCCTTCCGCCTGCTCGGGACGGTCAAGCTCGACCGCCTGCTGCGCAGCCTGCGTCCGGTGAAGATCACCGAGATCATGGACGAGGATCCCCGCACCATCCAGGCGGACGAGGACCAGGAAGAGGCCGCGCGCATCTTCCAGCGTTACGACCTCCTCTCGGCCGCCGTGGTCGACGATTCCAATCGCCTCGTCGGTATCCTGACCATCGACGACATCGTCGACATCATCGAGGCCGAGGCGGAAGAGGACATCCGCGCCCTCGCCGGCGCCGGTGACGCCGAGCTTTCCGATACGCCGCTCTACGTCGCCCGCACGCGCATCCCGTGGCTGATGATCAACATGATGACGGCCTTCCTGGCCTCCGGCGTCATCGCGATCTTCGACGGGACGATCCAGGCGATGGTGGCGCTCGCGGTGCTGATGCCGGTCGTCACGGCGCTCGGCGGCAACGCCGGGATCCAGGCGATGACCGTCACCGTGCGCGCCCTCTCCCAGCGCGAGATCACCAAGCGGAACGTCGCCAGGGTGATGGCGCGGGAGACCATCGTCGCGCTCATGAACGGCACGGCGGTGGCGGTGGCGGTCGGCATCGTCGCGGCGATCTGGTTCGCGAACATCGAGCTCGGCGGCGTCATCGCCTGCTCGATCGTCTTCAACATCATCTGCGCCGGCTTCTTCGGAGCGACGCTGCCGATGCTGCTCGACCGGATCGGAGTCGACCCCGCTGTCGCCTCCTCGGTCTTCCTGTCGACACTCACGGACGTCATCGGCTTCTTCGCCTTCCTCGGCATCGCCAGCTGGTGGTTCGGCCTCGGCTAG
- a CDS encoding LysR substrate-binding domain-containing protein codes for MMRLLRIRDLEYFIAIAENGSFSRAAQACGISQPTLSAQVRRMEDLLGVTLVERRHGQVTITTEGAEVLVAAREIMDAFHRVQRTTKGDGVMLGRPMRFGILPTIAPYLAPRFLTTVAELSETSDLTFIEDRTDQLEAGVASDHLDFAITATLPRANALTAIPLGDERLVVVSRHPLPERISLDGLDRPVLLMQEGHCFREVVSEAIRRSQLRSDGAKSARIGPSSFATLVSLVRSGVGDTILPEPYARHSCEAVAGLSVALMEPVTEGRQLYVIVRAGRERYRDVIRLVEAAREAHRQVGGDIVQGGDAVARSASPHASKL; via the coding sequence ATGATGCGGCTCCTGCGAATCCGCGATCTGGAATATTTCATCGCCATCGCGGAGAACGGCTCCTTCTCTCGCGCGGCGCAGGCGTGCGGCATCTCCCAGCCCACCCTTTCGGCACAGGTCCGGCGGATGGAGGACCTTCTGGGCGTGACGCTCGTGGAGCGGCGGCACGGGCAGGTCACCATCACCACCGAGGGGGCGGAGGTGCTGGTGGCGGCGCGCGAGATCATGGACGCCTTCCACCGCGTCCAGCGCACCACGAAGGGTGACGGCGTGATGCTGGGCCGGCCGATGCGGTTCGGGATCCTCCCGACCATCGCGCCCTACCTCGCGCCCCGGTTCCTGACGACGGTTGCCGAACTCTCCGAGACGTCCGACCTGACCTTCATCGAGGACCGGACCGACCAGCTCGAGGCCGGCGTCGCGTCCGACCACCTCGACTTCGCGATCACCGCGACCCTCCCCCGCGCCAACGCGCTGACGGCGATCCCGCTGGGCGACGAGCGCCTCGTCGTCGTCTCGCGACATCCGCTTCCGGAGCGGATCTCGCTCGACGGCCTCGACCGCCCGGTGCTCCTGATGCAGGAGGGGCACTGTTTCCGCGAGGTGGTGTCGGAGGCGATTCGGCGTTCGCAGCTGCGCAGCGACGGGGCGAAGAGCGCCCGCATCGGCCCCTCGTCCTTCGCGACGCTGGTGAGCCTCGTGCGCTCCGGCGTCGGCGACACCATCCTGCCCGAACCCTACGCACGGCATAGTTGCGAGGCTGTCGCGGGGCTGTCCGTCGCGCTGATGGAGCCGGTGACGGAAGGTCGTCAGCTATATGTGATCGTGCGTGCCGGACGGGAGCGTTACCGCGATGTGATCCGGTTGGTTGAGGCCGCCCGCGAGGCGCACCGCCAGGTAGGGGGCGATATAGTGCAAGGTGGAGATGCAGTTGCGCGCAGCGCTTCACCACACGCGTCGAAGTTGTGA